The Chiroxiphia lanceolata isolate bChiLan1 chromosome 4, bChiLan1.pri, whole genome shotgun sequence genome contains a region encoding:
- the PPM1K gene encoding protein phosphatase 1K, mitochondrial yields MSTATLINLVRNGGYQVRRRAVLTSRLLQDEKRPTGACYISSSERHASRFDPDGSGRPTTWDTFGIWDNRIDEPILLPPSIKYGKPIPKVSLTNVGCASHIGKRKENEDRFDYSQLTEDILYFAVYDGHGGAAAADFCDKYMEKYIKEFLAEEENLENVLSKAFLEINKAYERHANLSADATLLNSGTTATVALLRDGIELVVASVGDSRALLCRKGKAMKLTIDHTPERKEEKERIKKCGGFVSWNSLGRPHVNGRLAMTRSIGDLDLKNSGVIAQPETKRVQLHHADDSFLVLTTDGINFIVNSQEICDSISQCHDPAEAAHVVTEQAVQFGTEDNCTVVIVPFGAWGKYKNGEVSFSFSRSFASSGRWA; encoded by the exons ATGTCAACAGCCACTTTAATTAATTTGGTACGAAATGGAGGGTATCAAGTAAGAAGGAGAGCCGTGCTCACATCCCGCCTCTTGCAAGACGAGAAGCGGCCAACAGGGGCCTGCTACATCTCCAGCTCTGAGCGCCATGCTTCCCGCTTCGATCCGGACGGGAGCGGGCGGCCGACCACATGGGACACCTTTGGCATCTGGGACAATCGCATTGATGAGCCTATTCTCCTCCCACCAAGCATAAAGTATGGGAAGCCGATTCCTAAAGTGAGCCTGACCAACGTGGGCTGCGCGAGCCACATCGGGAAGCGCAAGGAGAATGAAGACCGGTTCGATTATTCTCAGCTGACGGAGGATATCCTGTACTTTGCAGTATACGATGGACAtggtggggcagcagcagctgactTCTGTGACAAgtacatggaaaaatatattaa GGAATTTCTTGCTGAGGAGGAGAACTTGGAGAATGTTTTGAGCAAAGCTTTTCTAGAAATAAACAAAGCCTATGAAAGGCATGCTAATCTCTCTGCTGATG CAACGCTGCTGAACTCTGGGACCACTGCAACAGTGGCTCTGCTCCGGGATGGCATTGAGCTGGTGGTAGCAAGTGTGGGAGACAGCCGTGCTCTGCTGTGCCGAAAGGGAAAGGCCATGAAACTCACCATTGACCATACtccagaaagaaaggaggagaaggaaag GATTAAGAAGTGCGGTGGCTTCGTTTCCTGGAACAGTCTGGGACGACCTCATGTGAATGGTAGACTTGCAATGACGCGGAGCATAGGAGATTTGGATCTTAAAAACAGTGGTGTGATAGCCCAGCCAGAAACAAAAAGGGTTCAG TTGCACCATGCAGACGACAGCTTTCTGGTCCTTACCACAGACGGGATTAACTTCATAGTGAACAGCCAGGAGATCTGCGACTCCATAAGCCAGTGCCATGATCCTGCTGAAGCTGCCCACGTTGTTACTGAGCAG gcAGTGCAGTTTGGCACTGAAGACAACTGCACGGTTGTCATAGTGCCCTTTGGAGCTTGGGGCAAGTACAAGAACGGCGAGGTCAGCTTCTCCTTCAGCCGCAGCTTTGCTTCCAGCGGGAGGTGGGCCTGA